AAAAGCGCCCAAGAAGACTGGGAGGCTTTAAAACTCCTCATCTTGAGTATCGAAAGCGATGGTTTGGAGCAGGCTTACGAGGAAGGGAAAATCGGTGAGCGTGGTTATCAAGTTTACCAACGCTATCTGAAAAATATGGAGCAAAGCATCAATCGCAAGGTTGCTTCCCGCCTAACATATTACTTCCTTGTATCCCTCCGTATCTTGCGTTTTGTCCTGCATGAATTGCTGACCTTTGGCCAGGCCTTCCGGAGTTGGGATGACAAGGAGCAACGTAGACTTCGGGCTATTGACTATGATCAAATATCCGAACTCTATCTGGAGAATACGGAGTTGATTATCGAAAGTTTGGAAAACCTAAAAGGAATCTACAAGAGTAGTCTGATCAGCTTTATGCAAGAGTCTCGTCTACGCGAGACGGCCATTATCGGAAGTGGTGCCTTTGTCGAACGTGTTATCAATCGTATTAAACCAAACAATATCGATGAAATGCTAAGAGGTTACTATCTAGAACGTAAGTTAATCTTTGAATACGAAGAGAAGAAATTGATTACGACCAAGTATGCCAAGAAATTACGACAAAATGTCAACAATCTTGAGAATTATTCTTTAAAAGAAGCCGTAAATACCCTACCCTATGATATGATGGAATTAGTCAGAAGAAATTAGTTTAGAAAATCAACTTGTATTAGGAGGATCGCAACATGAAAAAGTGGTGGAAAGAGCTGATGGAACGGCCCTTGTTGAAAGCTTTTTTACATTTTTATCAAGCTTCCGATAGTGAACTGACCAGTGTTGCGGTTGCCTACTATTGGTTGATTTCAATCTTCCCCTTGCTGATGATAATGGTCAATATTTTGCCCTATTTTCAGATTCCGATTTCAAATTTTTTGCTCACCATCAAAGAATTTGTACCAGATACAGTCTATGATGTGGTCGCAAAGATTGCCCGAGAAGTCTTGACTCAACCATCGACTGGTTTGCTGAGTTTTGCAGTCTTGTCTGCCCTTTGGACCTTCTCGAAATCAATGGATTTCCTCCAAAAAGCTTTTAATAAGGCCTATGGAGTGGCCAAGAGCCGAGGAATTATCTCCCATCAATTGATGAGTTTACTCGTCAGCTTTGGCTTGCAAATTCTTTTTGCCCTAGCCTTATTTTTGAGTATATTTGGACGTATGTTGCTCAACCTAGTCAAAACTTACTGGCAATCAGACAGTCCTTTCTTTGATTATCTACAGGACTTTACAGGCCCTTTGATTTATGCCTTGCTCTTTGCCATCTTGGTCATGCTCTACTATTTCCTTCCAAATATCAGAGTCCCTCGTATTCGCTACGTTTTTCCTGGTAGTATCTTTGTTTTGCTGACGCTTGTCTTTCTGTTGAATATCTTTTCTGTCTATTTCAATAACTATGTCAACCATCTGGTCGATGTCCGATTTTTTAGTTCCATTATCGTGGTGGTCATGATGTTCTGGTTTATTCTCATCGCAAAGATTCTGATTATCGGAGCAGTTATCAATGCCAGTGTACAGAGTTTGAAAGATCCAAAGTTTCGTGATAACACATTCTTTTTAAAAAATGAAGAATAAAAAAAGACGCTTTGTTTTCAAAGTGTTTTTTTATTGCATTTGCAACAAAAATGTGCTATTCTATCATCATAGATACGAGAGGAGGAAACATGTCGTTATTACGCGAAATCGGAATTATAGCCCGTGCCCTAGATTCTATTGCTAATATTGAGTTTCGTGATATTGAACTAGCTCGTGGGCAATATCTTTATTTAGTGCGAATCAAGGAGAACCCAGGAATCATTCAAGAAGTCTTGTCGGATTTACTGAAGGTTGACCGTTCGACAGTTGCTCGTTCAGTAAAAAAACTGGAAGAAAAGGGGTTAATAAAACAAGGAATGACCAGTACAAATCGGAAAAATAAAGAGTGGTTTGTCACTGAAAAAGGAGAGGCACTTTATCCTTTTATCCTTGCTGAACATCACTATTCAGAGAATTCTGCCCTAAAAGGATTTTCCAGGGAAGAGGCCAGAGAACTGGAGAGCCTACTAATTCGGGTTAGAAAAAATATTACAAGTGATTGGGATATGGTTAAAAAAGGCCAGAAAAGAAATTATTTATAATAAGAGGTGAAAGATGAAAGTTATCGTTGAAAATGAATTTTGGAGCTTGTTTCCAGAAGCACAGATTAGCATTTTAGTAGTAAAGGGATTAGATAATACAGTTGATGAAAGCAAGGATCCCTATTTCAAAACCTTGCTAGGTAAGGGAGCTAAACGAGCTGAGGATTTCATTTCGGATGAGAATTTTACTCAGAATGATGTCATTCAAGAATGGCGTCAGGCTTTCAGCAAGTTCAAAACGAAAAAAGGAGCACGCTCCTCTATAGAAGCTCTGCTTAAAAGGGTCAGTCAGGGAAGAGAGTTTAATCCCATCAATCCCTTAGTAGACATCTATAATAGTGTCTCTCTATCTTATGCTGTTCCCTGTGGTGGCGAAGATGTGAACAAGATTGTAGGCAATCTTCATCTTGGTCAGGCTAAGGGAGGAGAACCTTTCTTTCCACTAGGAGCTGAAAACGATGCTCCTGCACTTCCAGAAGAGCTGATCTATTATGATGATGAGGGAGCGGTTTGTCGCTGTCTCAACTGGAGAGAGGCGCAGAGAACCATGCTGACAGAAGAGACAAAAGATGCTGTCTTAGTGATTGAAGCGATCAATGCTGAACAGGCAACACGTGCTCGGGCTGCTATGGAAGAATTACAGGACTTGGTAAAGGATTACTTTGGTGTTCAAGGCAAACTGGTTCATCTGACTTCTGAGTCCCCAGAAATTACACTTTAAACAGAAATAGCCCTGTCATCTCTTAGGAATAAACTATCCTAAAGAAATGACGGAGCTATTTTTAATAGATAAACATAGCATCACCAAAGCTAAAGAAGCGGTATCGTTCTTGAATAGCATGGTGGTAAGCATCTAGGACTAAGTCACGACCGGCAAAGGCAGAAACTAGCATAACAAGAGTTGACTTGGGTAGGTGGAAGTTGGTTGAAAAAGCATCCACAACCTTCCAGTCGTAGCCTGGCTTGATAAAGATATTGGTCCAGCCAGAATCTGCTTGGATTTGCCCATCAAACTTGGAACCGATGGTTTCCAGTGTGCGGATCGAAGTAGTTCCAACAGCTATAACACGACCTCCATTTTCCTTGACAGAGCGAAGGGTGGCTGCGGCTTCATCAGAAAGTTGGTAGAACTCTGAGTGCATTTCGTGTTCGTCCAGATTGTCAACAGAAACGGGTCTAAAGGTTCCTAAACCAACGTGGAGCGTTAAATAAACCAAATGGACACCCTTGGCTTGGATTTCTGCTAGCAGTTCTTTAGTAAAGTGGAGACCAGCAGTAGGTGCGGCAGCAGAACCACTTTCTTTAGCGTAGACCGTTTGATACCGTTCACGGTCATCTAGTTTTTCATGGATATAAGGCGGTAATGGCATTTCACCTAGACTTTCCAAAACTTCTAGGAAAATTCCTTGGTATTCAAAGCGGACAATGCGGCCCCCGTGGGTCAATTCTTCCGTAACGACAGCGCTGAGGCGACCATCACCAAAGTTGACACGAGTGCCAACCTTGAGGCGTTTGGCAGGTTTGGCTAGGACTTCCCACTCATCACCACTAGTATTTTTGAGCAGGAGAAGTTCCACATGGCCTCCTGTTTCTTCCTTTTGACCATAAAGGCGGGCTGGTAGAACACGGGTGTCGTTCATGACAAGGGCATCACCTGGTTCCAACATATCGATAATGGAGTGGAAGTGCTTATCCTGAAATTCTCCCGTCTCACGATTGACGATGAGGAGTTTGGAGGCATCTCGTTTTTCAAGTGGTGTTTGGGCAATCAATTCCTCTGGCAAGTGGAAATCAAAATCAGCTGTATTCATTTTTTTCATCATTCTTTCTAACTTCTAATTTTATCCATTATAACACGTTTCAAGTTTGGACGCTCTTTTTTTGGAAATTAAATCGTTTTCACTTGACAAAAATTGGTCTATACCATATAATGAATATAGAAATATGGAGGATATAAAATGAAAGTTATTAAAGTTGAAAATCAAGTCGAAGGTGGAAAAGTAGCTTTTGAGATTTTGAAGGAAAAATTGGCCAATGGTGCTCAGACTCTAGGACTTGCGACAGGAAGTAGCCCGCTTGAATTTTACAAGGAAATCGTTGAGAGTGACCTTGATTTTTCAAATCTAACCAGTGTAAACCTCGATGAGTATGTAGGGCTTGATGGGGACAATCCACAGTCTTACCGTTACTTTATGCAAGAACACTTATTCAACCAAAAACCATTTAAAGAAAGCTTCTTACCCCGTGGGATTAAGGACAATGCTGAAGCTGAGGTAGAACGTTACAACCAAATTTTGGCTGACCATCCTGTTGATTTGCAAATCTTGGGAATTGGTCGCAATGGACATATCGGTTTTAACGAGCCTGGCACTCCATTTGACAGTCAAACGCATCTAGTCGAACTTGACCAATCTACAATCGAAGCCAATGCTCGCTTCTTTGACAAGATTGAAGACGTCCCAACCCAAGCCATTTCAATGGGAATTAAAAATATCTTGGATGCCAAGTCAATTATCCTCTTTGCTTACGGTGAGTCGAAAGCAGAAGCCATTGCTAGAACAGTATCAGGCCCAGTAACTGAAAGTCTACCAGCAAGTAGCCTGCAATATCACCCTGATGTGACTATTATCGCAGATGCTGAGGCACTCAGCCTGCTTGAAAAATAAAATTAGGACCATTTGCTCTTTGGAGTGAGTGGTTTTTTACTTCAAATGTTTACTGTTCTGCTAAAGTGGTATAATATAGCTATACAGGGGAGGATCGAACTTTGGTTTATATAATCAGTTTTATTTGTTTTTTACTTTTAATGTTACTGTTTTTTCGTCTCATTCAGCAATCAAAGAACCCTTCGGGCTTTCTAGGAAAACGAATGATGAAATTGTGGAATCGAGCCTATCTCCCCATGTTTGTATGGGCAATTCGTCATCTGGATAGGACATTTTACCCTGTAATCTTAGATGTAGGAGTTGGAAATGGCCGTTCAACCATCCTACTGAAAGAAACTTTTCCGCAAAGTACCATAACTGGAATCGATATTTCAGATGCTGCAATAGCTCAAGCCAAACAGATAGAGATAACTAATTTAAATTTTGAACGAAGAGACGTTAGGGAGACAGGCTTTTCTGATGAAAGTGTTGATTTAATCACAGCCTTTCAAACTCATTTTCATTGGCAGGATCTAGAGGCTTCTTTTATAGAACTTCGAAGAGTACTCAAATCAGACGGGATGCTCTTGCTGGCTTGTGAATATAACAAGTTATCTTATTTTTTACCAGAGGTTCAAAGCGAAGAAGCATTTAGACGATTCTTGTTATCAGTAGGCTTTGAGGTCATAACTAGTCAAAGAAAGGGATCGTGGATCCTTTATAAAATTGTTAAAAACTAATGGAGGTACAATCATGAAACAATTATTTTTATGTTCATACTTTGCTGGAGTCAAAAAGCTTTTTAGCGATTATGCAAAGGAAAAGAATCTAGAAAACAAGGTTTTATTTATTCCTACCGCTGGGAACAAAGAGGATTATACTGCCTATATCGATGAGGCTCAGCAAACATTCAGAGATTTAGGATTTGAGATAGCGGTTCTAGATATTGCTTCTTGTGATCGAGAAACTGCACAGGCAAAGATTTTCCAAAGTAAGATTCTTTATATCTCAGGCGGGAATACCTTTTATTTATTGCAAGAATTAAAGAAAAAGCAACTCCTATCTCTCATCAAAGAGCAAATAAGAGATGGGTTGGTCTATGTGGGAGAATCAGCAGGGGCTATCATTACCGCCAAGGATATTGACTACAATAAACTCATGGACGACAAGACGGTAGCGAAAGAGTTATCGGATACAGCGGGATTGGATGAAGTGGAGTTTTACATCCTTCCACATTATGGTGAGGAGCCTTTTACTGATAGTAGCAAGAAGACCTTTGAAACCTATAAAAATCAGCTCGACTTAATGCGAATGAACAATTCACAAGCTGTTATTGTAAATGATAAAGAAATAAAAGTTGTTTCTGAACAGGATTAAAATAAATTTCTTTTTGCTATTATAATGTCCATTCTAATACGTTGCCTCTCTAAAAAAAGAAAGTGAAGATAATATAAGTTTATAGCCGTTTTTCCCTTGACATTTATTCATTTTGCGTGTAGAATAGAATAGATCTTGAACTTGAAGGGAGTGAAAAAAATGTCTAAAACAGTAGTACGTAAGAATGAATCTCTTGACGATGCACTTCGTCGTTTCAAACGTGCGGTTACTAAAGCTGGTACTCTTCAAGAAACACGCAAACGTGAATTCTATGAAAAACCTTCTGTAAAACGTAAACGTAAATCAGAAGCAGCTCGTAAACGTAAAAAATTCTAATTTGAAATGAAAGGCTAGAGAAATCTAGTCTTTTTATTTTTAAATAAATACTGTAAATCCTGCAAAAAAAAGGAAACTTCCAACTACAATTTGATATAATAGTAGGGAGAACTCGATTGAAGGAGGAAATTATGTCGGTTTTAGTAAGAGATGTCATTGAAAAGCTCAGACTAGATATTGTCTATGGTGAAGGCGAGTTACTTGAAAAGGAAATCAACACTGCGGACATTATGAGACCAGGTCTTGAAATGACGGGCTATTTTGATTACTATACTCCAGAACGGATTCAACTGTTAGGGATGAAGGAGTGGTCCTATTTGGTCGCTATGCCTGCCCATAACCGTTATCAAGTTTTGAAGAAAATGTTTCTACCTGAAACACCTGCTGTCATCGTTGCTCGTGGCTTGGTAGTGCCAGAAGAAATGTTGAAAGCTGCTAGAGAATGTAAGATTGCGATTTTAACCAGTCGAACATCAACTAGTCGTTTATCTGGAGAGTTATCTAGCTACCTTGATTCCCGTTTGGCTGAACGTACGAGCGTGCATGGTGTCTTGATGGATATCTATGGCATGGGTGTCTTGATCCAAGGGGATAGTGGTATCGGTAAGAGCGAGACGGGTCTTGAGCTTGTGAAACGTGGACACCGTTTGGTAGCAGACGACCGTGTAGATATCTTTGCCAAGGATGAAATGACCCTTTGGGGAGAGCCCGCTGAAATTTTGAAGCATTTGCTTGAGATTCGTGGAGTGGGTATTATTGACGTGATGAGTCTCTACGGAGCAAGTGCTGTAAAAGATTCTTCACAAGTCCAGTTGGCTGTTTACTTGGAAAATTATGATACCCATAAGACCTTTGACCGTCTAGGAAATAATGCCGAAGAACTAGAAGTTTCTGGTGTAACGATTCCACGTATCCGCATCCCAGTAAAAACAGGACGCAATATCTCAGTTGTTATTGAGGCGGCAGCCATGAACTATCGCGCTAAGGAAATGGGCTTTGATGCGACGCGTTTATTTGAAGAACGCTTGACTAATCTCATCTCCAAAAATGAGGTGAAAGATGATTAATCCAGTCGCATTTGAAATCGGTCCTTTTTCCATTCGTTGGTATGCTTTGTGTATTGTGGCTGGCTTGGTCTTGGCTGTCTACCTTGCCATGAAAGAAGCTCCTAAAAAGAAAATTCTATCAGATGATATTTTGGATTTTATCCTGATTGCTTTTCCGGTAGCTATTTTAGGTGCTAGACTATACTACGTACTCTTTCGCTTAGATTATTATCTGCAAAATCCAGGTGAAATCATCGCCATCTGGAATGGTGGTTTGGCCATTTACGGAGGTTTGATAGCAGGGGCTATTGTCCTTTATATCTTTGCAGATAGAAAGCTGATCAATACTTGGGATTTCTTAGATATTGCAGCACCGAGCGTCATGATTGCCCAGAGTTTAGGGCGCTGGGGGAACTTCTTTAACCAAGAAGCCTACGGTGCAGCGGTAGATAGTCTGGATTATTTGCCAGGCTTTATCCGTGATCAGATGTACATTGAGGGGAGCTACCGTCAGCCGACCTTCCTATATGAGTCGGTTTGGAATCTGATTGGTTTTGCTTTGATTTTGATTTTTAGACGAAAATTAAAGGGAATCAGACGTGGTCATATCACTGCTTTCTACTTGATTTGGTATGGCTTTGGTCGTATGATTATCGAAGGGATGCGGACGGATAGTCTCATGTTCTTTGGCCTACGAGTTTCCCAATGGTTATCAGTTGTCCTTATCGGACTCGGTATTTTTATCATACTTTATCAAAATCGAAAGAAAGCCCCTTTCTATCATACAGAGGAGGAAAACTAAATGTTAGAAGTTGCATATATTCTTGTTGCGATTGCTTTGATTGTCTGTTTAGTCTATTTGACAATCACGATTCAAAAAGCAGGTCGTA
Above is a window of Streptococcus oralis subsp. dentisani DNA encoding:
- a CDS encoding class I SAM-dependent methyltransferase, yielding MVYIISFICFLLLMLLFFRLIQQSKNPSGFLGKRMMKLWNRAYLPMFVWAIRHLDRTFYPVILDVGVGNGRSTILLKETFPQSTITGIDISDAAIAQAKQIEITNLNFERRDVRETGFSDESVDLITAFQTHFHWQDLEASFIELRRVLKSDGMLLLACEYNKLSYFLPEVQSEEAFRRFLLSVGFEVITSQRKGSWILYKIVKN
- the hprK gene encoding HPr(Ser) kinase/phosphatase, producing the protein MSVLVRDVIEKLRLDIVYGEGELLEKEINTADIMRPGLEMTGYFDYYTPERIQLLGMKEWSYLVAMPAHNRYQVLKKMFLPETPAVIVARGLVVPEEMLKAARECKIAILTSRTSTSRLSGELSSYLDSRLAERTSVHGVLMDIYGMGVLIQGDSGIGKSETGLELVKRGHRLVADDRVDIFAKDEMTLWGEPAEILKHLLEIRGVGIIDVMSLYGASAVKDSSQVQLAVYLENYDTHKTFDRLGNNAEELEVSGVTIPRIRIPVKTGRNISVVIEAAAMNYRAKEMGFDATRLFEERLTNLISKNEVKDD
- a CDS encoding glucosamine-6-phosphate deaminase, translating into MKVIKVENQVEGGKVAFEILKEKLANGAQTLGLATGSSPLEFYKEIVESDLDFSNLTSVNLDEYVGLDGDNPQSYRYFMQEHLFNQKPFKESFLPRGIKDNAEAEVERYNQILADHPVDLQILGIGRNGHIGFNEPGTPFDSQTHLVELDQSTIEANARFFDKIEDVPTQAISMGIKNILDAKSIILFAYGESKAEAIARTVSGPVTESLPASSLQYHPDVTIIADAEALSLLEK
- the lgt gene encoding prolipoprotein diacylglyceryl transferase encodes the protein MINPVAFEIGPFSIRWYALCIVAGLVLAVYLAMKEAPKKKILSDDILDFILIAFPVAILGARLYYVLFRLDYYLQNPGEIIAIWNGGLAIYGGLIAGAIVLYIFADRKLINTWDFLDIAAPSVMIAQSLGRWGNFFNQEAYGAAVDSLDYLPGFIRDQMYIEGSYRQPTFLYESVWNLIGFALILIFRRKLKGIRRGHITAFYLIWYGFGRMIIEGMRTDSLMFFGLRVSQWLSVVLIGLGIFIILYQNRKKAPFYHTEEEN
- a CDS encoding B3/B4 domain-containing protein, which encodes MKVIVENEFWSLFPEAQISILVVKGLDNTVDESKDPYFKTLLGKGAKRAEDFISDENFTQNDVIQEWRQAFSKFKTKKGARSSIEALLKRVSQGREFNPINPLVDIYNSVSLSYAVPCGGEDVNKIVGNLHLGQAKGGEPFFPLGAENDAPALPEELIYYDDEGAVCRCLNWREAQRTMLTEETKDAVLVIEAINAEQATRARAAMEELQDLVKDYFGVQGKLVHLTSESPEITL
- a CDS encoding Type 1 glutamine amidotransferase-like domain-containing protein, producing MKQLFLCSYFAGVKKLFSDYAKEKNLENKVLFIPTAGNKEDYTAYIDEAQQTFRDLGFEIAVLDIASCDRETAQAKIFQSKILYISGGNTFYLLQELKKKQLLSLIKEQIRDGLVYVGESAGAIITAKDIDYNKLMDDKTVAKELSDTAGLDEVEFYILPHYGEEPFTDSSKKTFETYKNQLDLMRMNNSQAVIVNDKEIKVVSEQD
- the queA gene encoding tRNA preQ1(34) S-adenosylmethionine ribosyltransferase-isomerase QueA: MNTADFDFHLPEELIAQTPLEKRDASKLLIVNRETGEFQDKHFHSIIDMLEPGDALVMNDTRVLPARLYGQKEETGGHVELLLLKNTSGDEWEVLAKPAKRLKVGTRVNFGDGRLSAVVTEELTHGGRIVRFEYQGIFLEVLESLGEMPLPPYIHEKLDDRERYQTVYAKESGSAAAPTAGLHFTKELLAEIQAKGVHLVYLTLHVGLGTFRPVSVDNLDEHEMHSEFYQLSDEAAATLRSVKENGGRVIAVGTTSIRTLETIGSKFDGQIQADSGWTNIFIKPGYDWKVVDAFSTNFHLPKSTLVMLVSAFAGRDLVLDAYHHAIQERYRFFSFGDAMFIY
- a CDS encoding YihY/virulence factor BrkB family protein is translated as MKKWWKELMERPLLKAFLHFYQASDSELTSVAVAYYWLISIFPLLMIMVNILPYFQIPISNFLLTIKEFVPDTVYDVVAKIAREVLTQPSTGLLSFAVLSALWTFSKSMDFLQKAFNKAYGVAKSRGIISHQLMSLLVSFGLQILFALALFLSIFGRMLLNLVKTYWQSDSPFFDYLQDFTGPLIYALLFAILVMLYYFLPNIRVPRIRYVFPGSIFVLLTLVFLLNIFSVYFNNYVNHLVDVRFFSSIIVVVMMFWFILIAKILIIGAVINASVQSLKDPKFRDNTFFLKNEE
- a CDS encoding MarR family winged helix-turn-helix transcriptional regulator — translated: MSLLREIGIIARALDSIANIEFRDIELARGQYLYLVRIKENPGIIQEVLSDLLKVDRSTVARSVKKLEEKGLIKQGMTSTNRKNKEWFVTEKGEALYPFILAEHHYSENSALKGFSREEARELESLLIRVRKNITSDWDMVKKGQKRNYL
- the rpsU gene encoding 30S ribosomal protein S21 — translated: MSKTVVRKNESLDDALRRFKRAVTKAGTLQETRKREFYEKPSVKRKRKSEAARKRKKF